In Hyalangium ruber, the genomic stretch GCAGGTACACGCGCTGGCTGGCGCGAAGCGCGGACGCGCTGGTGGCGCTCACGGGTGAGGTGGAGGAGGCAATGGCGATGCCCTCGACGATCGTGGGGCACGGCATCGACCTGAAGCGCTTCCATCCGCCGACGGACCGCGAGGAAGCCTGGCGCAAGCTGGGGCTCGGGGGCAGGTACGGAGTCGGAGTGGTGGGGCGGATCCGCAAGGAGAAGGGGCAGGGGGACTTCATCGAGGCACTCCGGCCCCTGCTGCCCGCGAATCCGGAGTGGAAGGCAGTGCTGGTGGGGCTGGTGAAGGGGGCGGAGCAGCAGTGGGTGGAGTCGCTGAGGGCGGGGCTCGAGGAGCAACTGGTGCTCGCGGGGGAGCAGTCGGTGATCCAACCCTGGTACCAGGGGCTGAGCATCCTGGTACACCCCTCGTACGTGGAGGGGTATTCGCTGGTGCATGTGGAAGCGATGGCGTCGGGCTGTTGCGTGGTGGCGAGCCATCTGAAGTACCTGGACACGTTGATCGAGCACGGCCGAACAGGCTTCTTCTTCGAGCCAGGAGACGTGAAAGGGCTGAGGGACCTGCTCGACATGCTGATGCGGAACCCGGAGCGTGTGCGGGAAGTAGGGCAGAACGCGGCCGAGCACGCCCGGAGCCGCTGTGGCATCGAACACGAGGCCCACGCGCTGCGCGACCTCTACACCTCCCTCCTCGAGCGCTGAAGGAGCAGACACGGTGGGAGGCTCCAGCCGATGAGAATCCTGCACCTGCTGGCGAGCCCATTCTGGAGCGGGCCTGCGGAGAACGTGGCCTTGCTGGCCCTCGCGCAGCGTGAGGCCGGCCACGAGGTGACGGTAGCGGTCGACAGACGGCGGACGAAGGTAGATGCGGAAGAGCCCGCGGTGCCGAGATTCGAGGCGCTCGGCCTGCTGGACCCGGGAGAACTGGAGCTCTCGGTGAAGTCGCCGCCCTGGTCCGTCTGGCGGGACATGCGCAAACTGCGGAGGCGGAGCCTCGATGTGGTGCATGCGCACTTCAGTCACGACCACCTCATCGCGAGGTGGGCACGGCCCTCGGGAGCAGTGCTGATTCGCTCCGTGCATGCCCCACGCTCGATCCGTTCCACGCTGCCCCGTGCGGACGCATACACGGTGCCTGCGGCCACGGAAGTCCCTCGGCTGATGGGGAGAAGGGTGCAGGTGTTGCCGCCGTTGGTGGATCCCCACTTCTGCCCTGCCGAGAACCGGGAGGCGCTGCGCCAGGAACTGGGGCTGAAGGGTTCGCCGCTCATCGGAATGGTGTCGACGTTCCAGCCCTCGCGCAGGCATGCGCTGGGAGTCTTGGCCTTCGCACAACTCCGCCAGGCATCGCCCGAAGCACGGTTGGTTCTGGTGGGGGACGGGGCGCTGGTGGAGCCTGTTCGCCAACAGGTGCGGGAACTTGCTCTCGAAGAGCGGGTCACCTTCGCGGGTTACCAGCAAGGAGACGCCTTCGTGAGATGGCTGCAAGCGCTCGACGAGGTGTGGATCCTGGGGCTGGGAAACGACTGGAGCGGACGTGCTGGGGCACAGGCCCGAGCCTGCGGAGCGCGGGTCGTGGCGGTGGAGGAAGGCGCATTGCCTTCGTTGGCGGACGTGAAGGTAGAGCACCCCACGCCCGAAGCGGTGGTTGCCGCCGCGTTGTCCTCGGAGCGAGCCCCCATGCGGCACCCCACCAACCAACGCATCGCCGAGGACGTGCTCGCCCTCTACGAGCGAGCGCGGAGCGCGAGGTGAGCTCCGAACTGGCCCAGGCAAAGGCGCCGGACACACCCACGGCGGTCGAGAGGCTCTTCTATCCGCAGGCTCCCGAGTCCTGGGATCGGCGTCTGCTCCTCTCGCCTGTGACGGCGTTGGCATGGGGTTACAGGCTGGGCGTCCAGATCAGAGGGTCGCTCTACGACGCGAACCTGCTGAGCGCGGAGCGGGTGGAAGGCCTGCGAATCGTCTCGGTGGGAAACGTGAACGTTGGCGGGACGGGCAAGACGCCAGCAGTGCTGCACCTGGCGGAGATGCTGATCGGCGCAGGCAAGAAGGTGGGCATCCTCACGAGAGGCTACGGGCGTCAGAGCAAGGAGCCGCTCACCTTTATAGGGACGGACGCTCTACCCTCCGTCGAAGAGGCGGGGGATGAGCCCTTGTTGCTCGCGCGTCGGTGTCCCCAGGCGCGGTTGCTGGTGGGCTCGGACCGGCGGGCACTGGCACGACGGGCACGGGATGAATTCGGCCTCGACGTGGTGCTGCTGGATGACGGCTTCCAGCACCGGAGGCTGGCGAGGGACGAGGACGTGGTGGTGGTGGACGAGGCAGTGGGCTTCGGAAATGGCCAACTGCTGCCGCGAGGTCCGTTGCGCGAGCCGCTCTCCGCGCTGCGCAGGGCCACGTTGTTCTGGGTCCGTGCCGCGACAACCCCCGCGCCACACATTCCCCCACTTCCGGGGCCGCAGGTCCGGACGCGCTATCAGCCGACGGCCTGGGTGGATCCCGCCGGCACGCAGCATCCACCGCAGGCCCTGGCGGGAGCGCCGGTGCTGGCACTGGCGGGGCTCGCCCGCCCGGGAAGCTTTCTGAGGACGTTGCGGCAACTGGGAGCGGACGTTCGAGACTCGGCGCTCTTCCCGGATCACCATCGCTTCACCCCCCAAGAACTCCGAGAGGTAGAGACCCGCGCGGCGGGACAGGGAGCCCGGGTGGTAACGACGGAAAAGGACGCGGTGCGTCTGCCGCCGGCCTTCGCGGCCTGGAAGGTTCGCCTTGGGGTGGAGGTCCTGGAGGGAGAGGCCCTGCTCCGCCGAGCCCTGGGGCTGAGCTGAACTCCCTGCCCGTGTCGACTTGAGGGGCGAGGGAGGCTGTGGGACAACGCGCTCCCCATGGCCGCAGGTTCGACCGCTCGCGCAATCCCCGCCCTCACCCAGCTTCCCTTGAGCTTCGC encodes the following:
- the lpxK gene encoding tetraacyldisaccharide 4'-kinase, whose protein sequence is MSSELAQAKAPDTPTAVERLFYPQAPESWDRRLLLSPVTALAWGYRLGVQIRGSLYDANLLSAERVEGLRIVSVGNVNVGGTGKTPAVLHLAEMLIGAGKKVGILTRGYGRQSKEPLTFIGTDALPSVEEAGDEPLLLARRCPQARLLVGSDRRALARRARDEFGLDVVLLDDGFQHRRLARDEDVVVVDEAVGFGNGQLLPRGPLREPLSALRRATLFWVRAATTPAPHIPPLPGPQVRTRYQPTAWVDPAGTQHPPQALAGAPVLALAGLARPGSFLRTLRQLGADVRDSALFPDHHRFTPQELREVETRAAGQGARVVTTEKDAVRLPPAFAAWKVRLGVEVLEGEALLRRALGLS
- a CDS encoding glycosyltransferase, with translation MRILHLLASPFWSGPAENVALLALAQREAGHEVTVAVDRRRTKVDAEEPAVPRFEALGLLDPGELELSVKSPPWSVWRDMRKLRRRSLDVVHAHFSHDHLIARWARPSGAVLIRSVHAPRSIRSTLPRADAYTVPAATEVPRLMGRRVQVLPPLVDPHFCPAENREALRQELGLKGSPLIGMVSTFQPSRRHALGVLAFAQLRQASPEARLVLVGDGALVEPVRQQVRELALEERVTFAGYQQGDAFVRWLQALDEVWILGLGNDWSGRAGAQARACGARVVAVEEGALPSLADVKVEHPTPEAVVAAALSSERAPMRHPTNQRIAEDVLALYERARSAR
- a CDS encoding glycosyltransferase family 4 protein — encoded protein: MTLVIHPHFHRRYTGITRHVESVVPELARELETRTIGSHLGPSLPRIRWGELLGRLRREPVVWHAHRNNELLVGMLLRLLGVRMKLVFTRHTSREPSRYTRWLARSADALVALTGEVEEAMAMPSTIVGHGIDLKRFHPPTDREEAWRKLGLGGRYGVGVVGRIRKEKGQGDFIEALRPLLPANPEWKAVLVGLVKGAEQQWVESLRAGLEEQLVLAGEQSVIQPWYQGLSILVHPSYVEGYSLVHVEAMASGCCVVASHLKYLDTLIEHGRTGFFFEPGDVKGLRDLLDMLMRNPERVREVGQNAAEHARSRCGIEHEAHALRDLYTSLLER